CCGTCCGCGATAGCCTGCCGGGCTTCCGTCAGATTATGTGCGGAGACTCCGATGATCTTATGCTCACCAAGCTGCTGACGGATCAAGCGGGCCGGAAGATCATCCTGGCCGACATGTATCCCGTCCGCATCCAGCGCAGCGGCAAGCTCCAGATCATCATTTACGATGAACGGGATGCCATTGTTCCGGCAGATTTCCCTGAGCTGCCCTCCAAGCTGGAGCAGCGCAGCACCCTTGAGCGCAGAGGGACCTTTTTCCCGGAACTGGAACAGAGTGATACCCCCATCGGCAGCAGCGGTTAATGTATCCTCCGGCGAGAGGCGGCAGTTCACACTGCCCATAATGAAGTACAGCTTCAGCAGTCTGCGCATGTCCTCGCTATCTATCCGTGTCATAGCAGTATCCCCCTTGATCTCATCCGGTTCCCATAAGCAAAATGATTCGTCGGTCCCTGCCCGGCCCCGATGTTCAGACTATCCTCAATTGCCGCTTGAATGAAGGCCTTGGCGGTAAGGACGGCTTCAGGCATGGAATGGCCCAGCGCAAGACCTGCCGTCACCGCAGCCGAGAAGGTACAGCCGGTTCCGTGAGTATGCTTCGTCGCAATCCGCGGGCTGGACATATACTGGAATTCCCGTCCGTCATAGAGCAGATCCACTGCCTCATCTCCTGAGGAGTCATGTCCGCCTTTCAAGATAATGTACTCGGGTCCCATCTGATGAAGCAGTTTTGCCGCCTGTTCCCGGTCTTCCCGGCCCTCAATCTTCATACCTGTCAGCATCTCTGCTTCAGGAAGATTGGGGGTGATGGCAAGCGAGAGAGGAAGCAGGCTTGTAATCAGCGCCTGCACTGCCTCCTGGAGCAGCAGCTGTGAGCCGCCCTTGGCGACCATGACCGGATCGATCACCAGCTTCTGCTGCCAGCCGTACTGCTGCACTTTACTGGCCACCACGCGGATAATGTCACTGCTGAACAGCATACCGGTCTTAATGGCATCCGGCGGCAGATCACTGCCGATCGAATCCAGCTGGGCTGCAACGGTCTCCGGCTCCATCGGATAGACTCCCTGGACACCTAGTGTGTTCTGGGCGGTGAGTGCAGTAAGTGCGGACATGCCGTACACTCCCAGCTCCTGAAAAGTCTTCAAATCCGCCTGAATCCCGGCCCCGCCGCCGCTGTCGGAGCCGGCAATGGTCAATGCTTTGCGTATGCTAGTCATCTTGTTCTCTCCTTTGGTATGTGCCATTTAGGCTTCGAGCAGCTTCAGCCTTGAACGGCTGCTGTATTGCTCCGGGGTCACCAGCGACAATTGATTCAGGAACAAGGTCTGGAAGCTGCCGGGACCTTGGACTTCAGCCGCTTCAGCAGCAAGCTCTGCTGCCACACCGTAGAAAGAGAGGGCTTCAGCAGCAGCCTCAAGTACCTCCCCGCCGCTTACGGCAAGAAATGCGCCTACCACAGCACTGAGCAGGCAGCCGGTTCCGGTCACCCGTGTCAGGATGGAGTGGCCGTTGCTGGCGATATAAGTGCGTTTGCCGTCTGTAATGATGTCTTCCCTGCCGGTGATAATCACGACACAGTTCAGCTTCAGTGCCGCCTTATTGGCTAGAGCGACTACATCGCCTTCGCCTGCTCCGGCATCTACGCCTTTGCTGGCCCAGCTCTCCCCGGCCACATTGGCAACCTCGGCCACATTGCCGCGTAGCGCAGTAAGCTGAAGCTCACTGACCAGCTTAGCCGTAACGTCCGTGCGGTAGGCGGTAGCCCCGGCTCCAACGGGATCAAGCACGAGCGGCACATGGTGGAGGTTCGCAGCCTTCCCGGCCTCGATCATGGAAGCGATGGCGGCTTCATGAAGTGTGCCGATGTTCAGCACAACCGCCCCCGACATGGCGGCGACATCCGCTACTTCTTCGATGGCATCGGCCATGAACGGCGAGGCTCCCAGAGCCAGCAGCCCGTTCGCTGTGAAGTTAGCGACTACGATATTCGTGATATTATGCACCAGCGGGTTCGCTTGGCGTACTTTGGACAGATAAGACATATGAATTCCTCCTGAAGATATAATTTAAAAATTAATAAAGGCATTTTTAACATCCACTTCTCCAGTCAGCAGGCCGTTCTCGCTCAGCCACTGGTTCACCTTCTCCCATGAAGCGCTGTCCTGATAGCCGAAGGGCTGGGAACCGGCATCCATCAGCGGCAGCAGGATCTCCAGACTGCGCTGTTCAATCGCTTCATCCAGCGGTGCGGTGTCCTCCTGATGAGCAAGCAGCAGCTTCAGCGCTTCATCCGGGTGACCGGTTACATACTGCTGGCCTTGTCGTATGGCTTCCACGAATTTGTGATAAAAGCCCTGTGAATCCTGCAGTCCCTGCTCACTGGCGACCAGCACCAGCTCATAATAATCCGGGACCCCGTAATCCACGGGATTGAAGGAGCGGACCGGATAGCCTTGCTGCTCCAGAATCAGCTGCTCATGGTTAATGAACCCGCCCATAATGCCATCCACCCGTCCGGTGGAGAGAGCGGGAATCAGCTCAAAGCCGACATCTACCAGCTTGAGGGAAGAAGGGTCCCCGCCGTCGCTCTTGACCATCGTGTTCAGCATGGCTTCATATAACGGGACGGAGGAATACCCAGCCTGCTTGCCAGACAGCTCTCCCGGGCGGTTAATGCCGCTGTCTGCGGCTACCATGAGATGATTCAGCGGGTGGCGCACCAGCGCAGCGATCGACTTGACCGGAATCTGCTCCCCCCGTGCCATCAATACCTGCGGCTGATAACTGAGTGCCAGATCCACCTTCCCCGCAGCAACAAGCTTCAGCGCATCATTGGTATCGGCCGGCATCTGAATTTCAACCTCAAGGCCTTCCTCAGCGAAATACCCTTCAGCCTCTGCCGCATACAAAAAGGAGTGGACTGCATTGGGATACCAGTCGAGCATAATCGTCAGCTTTTGGGCGGCACTCTTAGTCCCTGCCTCAGAGGTTGCGGTAGTACCAGCCGAGGAGCCGGAGGCCGCCGGATTGTTTGTATTGGCGCAGCCTGCCAGGACAGGCAGCATACAGAGCACCAGAGCAGACAGCAGCATGGCTGGCTTTGAAATCGTATTGTGCAGATAACGGGTATAGCGGATAGTAGTCATGAATAACGTCCTCTTTTCTTCAGAATAATCTTCTCCAGCGCGGCGACTGCCAGAAACAGCAGAATACCGAGTACGGATAACAAGACAACAGCGGCGAACATCTTGGCGCTCTGCAGATTCCCGGCCATTCTGCGGCTGAAATAGCCCAGCCCCTGGCTGCCCCCAAGCCATTCCCCGATCGTTGCACCAATTACACAGTACACAGCCGACAGCTTCAGTCCGGAGAAAAAAGAGGGGAAAGCCAGCGGAACGCCCACCTTCCCGAGAATCTGCCAGCGGTTCGCGCCGTACGTCAGCAGCAGGTCCCGGTAGGCATCCGTGTTCTTGGACAACCCGTCATAGGTGCCAATGACCACCGGGAAGAAAGCGGTCAGGAAGACAACGGCGACCTTGCTCCACAAGGTATAGCCGAACCACATGATGAACAGGGGAGAGAGGGCGATCAGCGGAACCGTCTGGCTGATAATCAGTAGCGGGTACAGCGCCTTAGCCAGCGGACTGAACAGGTGCATGGCGATTCCCAGCAGACTGCCGCAGACCACGGATAGTGCGAAGCCTGTGAGTACTTCAAGCAGGGTAGCAGGCAGATGCACCCCGAATAACAAGCGGCGTTCCTCCAGCAAGGCCTTGCAGACGGCAGACGGAGCCGGAAGGATGAAGGGAGGAACCAGGCCCAGCCGGGCTACAGTCTCCCAGACCGCAAGCGTCAGCAGGGCGAGCAGGGCCGCCGGACCGTAATGCTGGAGCAATCTTCTAGGAGCGGCGGTTCTCATATAGCTTCAGCTCCAATTCCTGGCGCAGGGCGGCGAACTGCGGTTGATAGTTCAGACTGTGATGGCGCGGACGGGGGAGACCGGCTGAGAATTCCTGCATCCCGCTGCCCTCTCTGCCAGTCATTAGATAGATTCTGTCACTGAGCAGGAGCGCCTCCTCCAGATCATGGGTGATGAACAGCACCGTCTTGTCCAGCTCCGCCCATAACTCCAGCAGCCAACGCTGCAGCGAGCGCTTCGTAATGGCATCGAGCGCCCCGAACGGCTCATCGAGCAGCAGCAGGTCATTCCCGGCTGCCACGGTGCGGAGGACCGCCACGCGCTGGCGCATCCCGCCGGACAGCTCCTGCGGATAAGCCCCTTCAGTCTCGTCAAGGCCGAAACGGTGTAGCAGGGTACGGATCTCGGCAATAGCGGCTGCTTTGGGCCGGCTGCGCTTAAGCTCCCAGGGCAGCAGACAATTGTCCAATACGGTGCGCCAAGGCAGGAGGAGATCCTGCTGCGGCATGTAGGCCACACTGCCCAGCCTCTTCGCTGCTGTAGCGGACTCGGCTCCGTTCAGCGTAATCCTGCCGCTACCCGGCTCCAGCAGACCGGCGATGATTTTGAACAAAGTGCTTTTGCCGCATCCGCTCCCGCCTACAATAGAAATGAATTCGCCGCGCTGCACATTCATGGTTAGCCCTGAGAAGACGGGGGTCCGGGACGAACCGGTCCCGAAGGCATAGGACAGATTGCTAATGTTGATCATAAGACTATGTACGAACCTCCTCG
This genomic interval from Paenibacillus sp. FSL H8-0332 contains the following:
- the thiE gene encoding thiamine phosphate synthase yields the protein MTRIDSEDMRRLLKLYFIMGSVNCRLSPEDTLTAAADGGITLFQFREKGPSALKGAALLQLGGQLREICRNNGIPFIVNDDLELAAALDADGIHVGQDDLPARLIRQQLGEHKIIGVSAHNLTEARQAIADGADYLGVGPVYPTTSKDDAQAVRGTTVIEELRRSGLSIPVVGIGGITLENAPPVIRAGADGLSIISAIAGAEDIRETARRFAQLVTAPSS
- the thiD gene encoding bifunctional hydroxymethylpyrimidine kinase/phosphomethylpyrimidine kinase → MTSIRKALTIAGSDSGGGAGIQADLKTFQELGVYGMSALTALTAQNTLGVQGVYPMEPETVAAQLDSIGSDLPPDAIKTGMLFSSDIIRVVASKVQQYGWQQKLVIDPVMVAKGGSQLLLQEAVQALITSLLPLSLAITPNLPEAEMLTGMKIEGREDREQAAKLLHQMGPEYIILKGGHDSSGDEAVDLLYDGREFQYMSSPRIATKHTHGTGCTFSAAVTAGLALGHSMPEAVLTAKAFIQAAIEDSLNIGAGQGPTNHFAYGNRMRSRGILL
- the thiM gene encoding hydroxyethylthiazole kinase, with product MSYLSKVRQANPLVHNITNIVVANFTANGLLALGASPFMADAIEEVADVAAMSGAVVLNIGTLHEAAIASMIEAGKAANLHHVPLVLDPVGAGATAYRTDVTAKLVSELQLTALRGNVAEVANVAGESWASKGVDAGAGEGDVVALANKAALKLNCVVIITGREDIITDGKRTYIASNGHSILTRVTGTGCLLSAVVGAFLAVSGGEVLEAAAEALSFYGVAAELAAEAAEVQGPGSFQTLFLNQLSLVTPEQYSSRSRLKLLEA
- a CDS encoding ABC transporter substrate-binding protein, which codes for MTTIRYTRYLHNTISKPAMLLSALVLCMLPVLAGCANTNNPAASGSSAGTTATSEAGTKSAAQKLTIMLDWYPNAVHSFLYAAEAEGYFAEEGLEVEIQMPADTNDALKLVAAGKVDLALSYQPQVLMARGEQIPVKSIAALVRHPLNHLMVAADSGINRPGELSGKQAGYSSVPLYEAMLNTMVKSDGGDPSSLKLVDVGFELIPALSTGRVDGIMGGFINHEQLILEQQGYPVRSFNPVDYGVPDYYELVLVASEQGLQDSQGFYHKFVEAIRQGQQYVTGHPDEALKLLLAHQEDTAPLDEAIEQRSLEILLPLMDAGSQPFGYQDSASWEKVNQWLSENGLLTGEVDVKNAFINF
- a CDS encoding ABC transporter permease yields the protein MRTAAPRRLLQHYGPAALLALLTLAVWETVARLGLVPPFILPAPSAVCKALLEERRLLFGVHLPATLLEVLTGFALSVVCGSLLGIAMHLFSPLAKALYPLLIISQTVPLIALSPLFIMWFGYTLWSKVAVVFLTAFFPVVIGTYDGLSKNTDAYRDLLLTYGANRWQILGKVGVPLAFPSFFSGLKLSAVYCVIGATIGEWLGGSQGLGYFSRRMAGNLQSAKMFAAVVLLSVLGILLFLAVAALEKIILKKRGRYS
- a CDS encoding ABC transporter ATP-binding protein, encoding MINISNLSYAFGTGSSRTPVFSGLTMNVQRGEFISIVGGSGCGKSTLFKIIAGLLEPGSGRITLNGAESATAAKRLGSVAYMPQQDLLLPWRTVLDNCLLPWELKRSRPKAAAIAEIRTLLHRFGLDETEGAYPQELSGGMRQRVAVLRTVAAGNDLLLLDEPFGALDAITKRSLQRWLLELWAELDKTVLFITHDLEEALLLSDRIYLMTGREGSGMQEFSAGLPRPRHHSLNYQPQFAALRQELELKLYENRRS